A window of Bradyrhizobium sp. AZCC 1719 genomic DNA:
CATGTAGTTCGGACGCGTCGCCAGCGCGCGCGCAATTTCGACGCGGCGGCGCTCGCCGCCGGAGAGCGCGATCGATGGCGATTTGCGCAAGCGCGTGATGTTGAATTCGTCGAGCAGCGAATTGAGCTCGGCCTCCCGCTTCTTGCGGTTGGGCTCGACGACTTCGAGCACGGCGCGAATATTCTGTTCGACGGTGAGGCCGCGAAAGATCGAGGCTTCCTGCGGCAGGTAGCCGATGCCGAGCCGCGCGCGCTGATACATCGGCAGTTGCGTCACGTCGTGACCGTCGAGTTCGATGGCGCCGCGATCCGCCTTGATCAGTCCGGTGATCATGTAGAACACGGTGGTCTTGCCGGCGCCGTTCGGGCCGAGCAGGCCGACCGCCTCGCCGCGGCGAACATAGATGCTGACGCCGCGCACCACTTGCCGCGTGCCAAAACTTTTTTCCACGCTGTGCACAGCGAGAAAGCCGGGCCGCTTGATCAGGCGGGGCGCTTCGCCGCCATTGGGCTTGGCGCGAGGCGCCTGTGCCCGTGAACGCGCTCTATCCTCGCGGGGTTCGACGTGGGGCTCGGGCTGCGGCAATTGCAACCCGGGCAGCGAAGCCGAACGCGCCATTGGCGGCGCATCGCGCACCGGGCTCGCCAGCATGTCGCCGAAGGAATCGCCGAGCGCGGTAATGTCCTCGCGCGAACGCGCAAAGCCCACAGGGCCGCGTTTCGCGGG
This region includes:
- the lptB gene encoding LPS export ABC transporter ATP-binding protein is translated as MVDLFGMFRRRPAKRGPVGFARSREDITALGDSFGDMLASPVRDAPPMARSASLPGLQLPQPEPHVEPREDRARSRAQAPRAKPNGGEAPRLIKRPGFLAVHSVEKSFGTRQVVRGVSIYVRRGEAVGLLGPNGAGKTTVFYMITGLIKADRGAIELDGHDVTQLPMYQRARLGIGYLPQEASIFRGLTVEQNIRAVLEVVEPNRKKREAELNSLLDEFNITRLRKSPSIALSGGERRRVEIARALATRPNYMLLDEPFAGIDPIAVGDIQDLVRHLTNRGIGVLITDHNVRETLGLTDRAYIVYAGQILTEGSPEEIVNDPDVRRLYLGEEFRL